TTACCAGTCAAATTCGTTCCTCTAAAACGGCTCATTGCTGTTGCCATTACATGCTCTACTTTTCATTTCCGTGTCTTTCTAATGTCTGTCTTTAGATTTCGTTTCCATTTACATCAAGCCCACGAAGAAATTCGGAGAAAACCTGACAGGTGAGAACACCGGGTGTAAAAATCtacatggatcaaaagcgccatGCAGCGGTAAAAATATAAATGCAGTACATGCGCTTCAAGTGCAATAGCTAACATGTTGGTGCAGTTCTTAAATGAACTGCTAGAGGCTGCTTCTGATCCATTTACCTCACCTTCGATGATAGTGACTTTGCTGACTGTACTTTATGAACCGGTTGTAAGTCCCCAAACAAGGCAAAGAGAAGAAACTGTTGTGCAGTgtcttatctatctatctattcgAAGTTTATGGATTATGAACAGTTTTTATTTGAGCCAACGCAGCAGACAGAGGTACATGGTGCGCTGCCATCAAGCCCCCACATACTAGCACTAAACCGTACACAACTAGTCACCCCGTCAGCCTAGTACGAGGGTGGTACAAAAAGAAACGTAATTcttatcatagcaggttcatttttgtatgaaatgagttgaaatttggcaaaaatgtcaagaaaaaactcttcttgagactgaagtatctcaatgtgttttttacatatttaccagtgactgagttgatttcaaaatgaccacacccttggaaaCTTGTCGGAGGCAACCAGCAGTAAAAGGGAAGGTCCCTAGaagactctatttggccaatttctaccattttcccagcgacccgcggaggctggtagagcctaacaTTACTCCGTGTCTTTTAGAATGGAGCAGGGCTCAGAAAGGTTTACTTGTGGTTTACTGCACAGCCTGAATACAATTCCTACATCCCAATGCAATAGCAAATGCCAATTGAAATTTGGACGTGGTACTAAAGCCCGTCCGAATGTGTCAATTTACAAGACATGCCCTCTCTCACATTAAGAAATTGTTAAAATGTTTTTCGAGCAACAGGCGGAAACAGCAAAATCATTTCCACTTGGCCCAATAAAGGAAGTAAattgatagatagatgaatCAATAATAAGTTTGATTTTTCTTAAGTTCTTACCGTTATGTTAAAAGCAACAACCTGTAATATTAGGCGCCATTTTTACTCTTATAACAACAGAACATCGTTGTTTTCTCTTGGCTTACGCAATCCTTTACTTCTAGCCGCCGTCTATACAAATAGCGAAGACGTTTCCCGACACGAGATCTTGTTTCAGGTCCACTAAAGGATTAGGTCATCTCTAATGTCAGCCGGAGGCACGGATCCTAATCCTATACTATAGCCTCCCCTTTTGTTGTATTCTACCCTGGCGTGCCCAACCCCCGAACGGTAAACATTTGCAGGGTGACGTGTGCGTGTTTGCTTGCTTTGTGGAGGAGGAAGTCCGATGACCAAAGTACAGCCCGCCTCTGACTCACAGGTGCACAGGTGAACAGACCGCCATCCAGACCCGCTCGACTTGGCCTCTCTGAGAGACACGAGAGGATATTTTGACCCTTAATCGATCCTAGGGAACCATAACCATCATGAGAGTCGTGCTAACCATCCTGCTAGTGTTCGGAGCGCATCTAACGGTCACAGGTACGGTGTAGGTTTTCTCACAGCTGTTATAAAacaaaatccgccattttggtgtCGACCTGAATTAGGTCATGTGCTTAGGAAATTAAACTGGGATAGATCTTTATCCCTGATATTCTTGACCCAGAAAATGTTTAGTAGGGCTCAGTGTGTGCAAGGAAAAATGGTGAACTTTTATACCTGTTTCAACACGTAAACTCGGCAAGTGAATACAATTAGGGCACAGGAAAAACGTTGTATTTCAGCGCGCGCCATATATATGTCAATGGTTTCGAGTAGTCAAGTAACGGTTTATATAGACATAACTGTTGCCAGCGTCTAACTAGAAACACAAGCATGAATATTGCGCAGGTCTCTGTGGAGTTTGTGATGTGAACAGGGGAATTATGATTGTCGACAGTTGAGAATTTTGTCAGTGTGAAATTTATATAACAGGCCATCATGATACTGTATCACTTCGTACTTTGGTCATTGTCCTCCTTTCAGGACGGTTACAGACGTGATAAGTCAGTCAGTGTGTTTGTGGCTAGGAAAAATGATCATGGAGGAAGTCACGATGTCATGATTTTCGCATGCGTTAAGTACCGCTATTGAAATTTGGGTTTGAGTCTCCTATCGTTTCTTTTCGGTACTACAACAGATTATACCTGTGTCAGGTACATCGGATCGACATGCTCAGTTTGAGTTGTACAGAAACCTTGAATGAAGACAAAATAAGATGTGTCTTGTGATATTTCAGGGACGAATAGCACGGACACTGCGATTTCGACTGAGGCAGGGGAAACTACAATGGCGTATACAACACCTGAGACAGCTTCAATGGCCGATAACGACTCAAACGCTACATCGCCAGCGCCAACCGGAGACGGAAACAACACAGCGCCAACTGAAACCACCGACAGCAATAATACATCTACTGCTCCTCCTAGTGCAGGATCTACAAACGCTTCTAGCACTCTTGCTACATCGATAGCTCCGAGCACCCAGGGTGCACTTACAACCACACAGCCTGTCACAACAACAGCTACACCACCTGACGTTACGGTAGCAACCAACAGCACACCTTCTAACGTTACCGTAACCACCGACGCCCACCAAACTACACCTGCCACTACTGAATCTTCTCCGGAGTCTACAGCCGTCTTTCCAACCGATACACCTGAAACTAACACTACCGGTACCTCTTTCGTTCCGTCCATGCCTTTAAACACCACGGTGACACCTACAACCGCAGCCACAACAGAAGCCGAAACGACTGAAACTATGCAAACGACAGGAGTTCTACAAACCACCGCGGAAACACCCGCACCAACCATTCCCGGGGAAAACACTACTCTGGTGGAAACTACCGTCTTAACGTCCGCCGCCCCAACCAGCGAGACTGTCACTCCAAACGTTACCGATGCTTCCCCGACAGTAACTGCCGCAGTCACCGGCACACCTGTCCCTCAAAACACCACTCTTGAAACTACAACCCCCTCCGCCACGTCCCAACCCACCAACCAAACTACAGGGTCGTCAACAACATCCCCAGTTTCGACGACGTCTGCGACAAATGACACTTCACAGGCAACGACGGAAACCAACAATAGTACCTCCCAAACCACGCCTGGATCTCCGGAGGGTAACGTTAGTACTACCGCTTCTCAAACAACGGTGGACAAAACTACCACTACCGCTTCTGAAACCACACAGGACAAAACTACCACTACCGCTTCTGAAACCACAcaggacaaaactacccctacCGCTTCTGAAACCACACAGGACAAAACTACCACTACCGCTTCTGAAACCACACAGGACAAAACGACCACTTCTGAAACTACACAGGACAAAACGACCACTTCTGAAACTACAcaggacaaaactacccctgcCTCTTCTGAAACTACAACAGAGGACAAAACTGCGCCGACAACTACCAAGCAATCCGAAACCGGCTCTAAGGTCCCAACTACCCAGCCCCCAGCGCCAACGACGAGAAGTACTACAACGGAAAAATCAACCACGGCCTCCTCTACCACAGCAGCAAAACCGGACGTTGAACCCACTGACACGGTCACAGAGAGTACACCATTGACACAGGAAACAACCCAGCAACAAGACCAAAGTGGCCAGACTTCTGGCATGAACCACGGGACAGTTGTAGCCCTAGCGGTGACGATCCCTATCGCAGTGGTTGTTCTCATCATCTCAGTTGTCTTCATCCGCAGAAGAACCATGTGAGTACATCTTCAACATTTTTGGGAAATCTGTCAATTTCTATCACATGCTTAATGTGCACTTTGTGCCTTAGATAGACCACGCTGACTTGATGCTTCATGTATGTGACGTCCTATGGACACCCAAAAACTAATGCGAGCGAGCGCAAAAAAATGATCACAAAAATAACTGAAGCAGCAGATCGTGGTACAGCAATAACTGTTCTTACATCAGGGAGTAGGCTGTCTTGTGTCAGAGGCTTGTGCAGGTTCAGTGCGTTGTCCTGTTTCAGAAGAACAAAACTGAATTCAGTTTATCTAACGGCTCCCCAGACACTTGCTTAGTGAAAGTGACATAAAAGTGAAAGTGGACGATGTCTACATATATATCCTTAACCTACATACTAAGGCCAAAAgcgatgtacatgtgtacatggatataggtggcgcttcgacggatGTGACATGAGCTCCACTCCGCACTTCAATATCGATTATCTTTACGCGAACTCGAGTATTGAGAACGCTTTAAAAGTCTTTCTAAATGTATGCGAAGTCTTTTGGACCTGTTTGGGAAAGTGTTCACTGGCTTGAAATGTTTAGTCGCGTATATTTTCATATTATAGCAGACGCAATTGTATACCCtatcagagcctaatctgcagtaccgctccctgTCGCGGCCAGAAAAGTGTTCAAACGACCTCCGAATTGCCAAAATTCGGTCTTTTTGGAAATGAGGAAATCGCGAAAGACTCGTTAAGGGGTTGGTTGATTCTTTCAGTttaatttctaaaatgtttctaTATGAGATAAAGAATCGCCATATTTCAGACAGTTCACAATGAAAGACTTGTATTTGGCCATACATGAACCTTCGCAATGTCCAATAGTGATCGAGTACACATTTCGTGTAAATGGTCACTTCTATGAAGGGCTACTACATTCACCTTTCAATCGTATTGTGACAACAAGAAGAGTCTGGACAAATGCATAggtgttttggtttgtttgtctatcaatagatccgatttttctttcaaaatgctgCAAGGTGTGCGCATTTTGGGCAGGGGGGGTCCACTTACTTACTAAGGCCTACTGCCTATCATTGAGTCCTCACATCTGCTCAAAGATAATGAAATTCGAAGTAAGATTCATTTCGTGACAAGTTTACAACTTTTCCgagatccatccatccatatcgATGTACGTCGTATGCGCAGAATCTGTCGTTATATCCTGGTATGGAAGTTACTGAGTGTGAATTGACTGAAGATGACtaacgtcaatgaaggttagacatccaggtaataagatacaagttacccaagcaactggataagtttctGTAACGGCCATACGTTTCCGGGTAGcgtccgctatctttcgtcagggAAGATGACATAATTGTGTGTAAAAGATGTGGTAATCTTTGTGTTCGTGTGTTGTACAGGGGGCGGTCACACAGGGGGTACATCACAGCAGACGACTACGGGTGGACGTCCTTCAACAACCCTGTTTATGACAAGGTGAGTcgtttcatttatttctttattttaccAGTAGTTCACAACTCAGGCCCGTGACCtatttttcaggtgtccctgcATACACAGAACGACATTTCAGACTCAAGCAATATAACAGATACCGTAAAAGTGCAACAGATGACGTAATTACACAAAAACTTAATGGTCTAAAAAAGTAACTAACACTAAACCGCACCGTGTCTCACACATGTACAAGAACGACATCATGACGTAATATTTGTTAGCTTCCCGTGTGGTTCTGTCTGCTTgtttataatgaatgaagacctttattgtctGCATATGTACATATGTCTACTGGGTTAAGTACAAAAGAACCAGATATATTTATAATGACTATGAAACAGCTATTGAAGATGAAAAATGATTAACTTACGTCTCTTTTATTCCTTTTCTTACTAGTATTCTATGCTGAAGGGCGGTCGAGAGGATCCATATTGAGGCGTCATCTGATGTCAGAGAACATGATTTACTTTGCCTACAGACAAATTCCACCATCTATCGGGAAGAGTATGTGTTGTGACGACCCCACAGAAATGATCTCTAACAGATGGTTGTGTGGAGTACTATTACTTTCGTGCTGTTTTCCAAAGAAAGTCAACAAACTAACTAAGCATTCCTCTCGATGACCTTTTCCCAACAGAGGACGAAGggacttagcctctaccaggctccaacaggccgctggaaaaatagtagaaattgggcaAATAGAGGGATAacattagtctccaagcagacctacgggttgcaaagaccgtatccaactggcagaaggagtttttgttgctataaaaactccttcttccggttggatacggtctttgcaacccgtaggtctgcttggataCTAGAAAAGTTAGCCCGTtgtagaagttacagtttgcgacctctatagatcgcaaactgtaacttctatagcggactaacaatttctactatttttacagcgacctgtggagtctggtagaggctagaaggGACATAGTAACAGAACATATCTCACGACCATCATACCCTTCGTTGCAGACTCCCTCCGGCTGTTTTATATTCGTTACCGCTTTCTTATTACAGTGCTATTTCTTTTTTATCTCCGGACCGTATTAAGAAGCgataatgtaaaaagaaaacggtAACGAATCGAAAACGacggacggagtctgcaacagaggctaccTTCGTTATGTGTTTGAATgtttaaaaatattttcaccATTGCTGCCCATGTAAAATTTGGAAGCCTAGTAACATGCAATTTATTTCCCTTACAACTTATCAAATCTTTTTTGCTTTCAATGCCTAATCTGATTTATGAATATGATCATCAGCAAAGAACCAAGTACAAGTGAAATGATATGCTTGATTACGAAGGCTCTAGCTAAATGTGTTCTACATTTTTCATTTGATATGTCGCTGAAAGCAAACATTAACCACACAATCCACACGTCAGTGCTGGGGTGCTTTATCTATACGGCCCCCtttcctagcctccgttgcaagctctgaaccggcttttttgggAGCTAtcaaatacactttttgcagccaacccgtaactatcagccaaccctgtaactatagCCGGctatagttacagggttggctgatagttacgggttggctgcaaaaagtgtattatctAACCCctcaaaaagccggttcagagcctgtaGCGGAGGCTACCCCTTTCCGCTAGACGGCGATAGCTGAGCGACCGTGCGGCGACCAAAATtatatttgtgtgacccttgatttcatgattggaatacgATGGAAGCCTCTAGTAGAAAGAGTATGTTAGTTCATGTTATCCTGATTGCAAATTCTTGTATATTTAACAGTGTGATTTAAAACGGACAGCAAACCGCATAAAGCGTtaaaaatcgttctttatcttTAAACTTTTTGAGCTATCATCATTCTGTGATCTTCGCCGGGTCGTTCAGCAGTCGCAGCCTCTAGCACAAAGAATGTGTCGGCTCATATCGTccttattgcaaattcttgtaTATATAAACAGGGCAGAATTCTAGGAATGATTTCATGTCAATGTGCAATAAACCGAATAGAGATATCGCCTGTTATCGATGTTGTATTTTTGCTAGAATCGAGGAAGGGAGATACAAAGAAGAGAgaatgaagaaagaaataagaagGAGTAAGAATCTGACAAGACACAATATTGTCTGTGAAGAATATTTTCTTTCATACCCTCAAATTCCACTGATATTGCTCAGGGTCGTACACATGCATCTCTACACAGGATATGACG
The nucleotide sequence above comes from Branchiostoma lanceolatum isolate klBraLanc5 chromosome 14, klBraLanc5.hap2, whole genome shotgun sequence. Encoded proteins:
- the LOC136448584 gene encoding mucin-22-like; protein product: MRVVLTILLVFGAHLTVTGTNSTDTAISTEAGETTMAYTTPETASMADNDSNATSPAPTGDGNNTAPTETTDSNNTSTAPPSAGSTNASSTLATSIAPSTQGALTTTQPVTTTATPPDVTVATNSTPSNVTVTTDAHQTTPATTESSPESTAVFPTDTPETNTTGTSFVPSMPLNTTVTPTTAATTEAETTETMQTTGVLQTTAETPAPTIPGENTTLVETTVLTSAAPTSETVTPNVTDASPTVTAAVTGTPVPQNTTLETTTPSATSQPTNQTTGSSTTSPVSTTSATNDTSQATTETNNSTSQTTPGSPEGNVSTTASQTTVDKTTTTASETTQDKTTTTASETTQDKTTPTASETTQDKTTTTASETTQDKTTTSETTQDKTTTSETTQDKTTPASSETTTEDKTAPTTTKQSETGSKVPTTQPPAPTTRSTTTEKSTTASSTTAAKPDVEPTDTVTESTPLTQETTQQQDQSGQTSGMNHGTVVALAVTIPIAVVVLIISVVFIRRRTMGRSHRGYITADDYGWTSFNNPVYDKYSMLKGGREDPY